CGCATTTGACGAGTTCAAAACGGTCCTTGAAGGGGAAGGACGAGAGGTCAGCCTCGACGACGATAACGTAGAGATGAACCGAAAGCGACGCTGCCTTTTTGATAAGGTACAGGTGCCCCAGCGTGAAGGGGTTGCAATTGACCACGATCCCGCCGGTTTTTCCTGTGGTTTGCTCCTCTTGACGGCAGGAGGCCAGGTACTCCCTGAACTGGTCGATCCCGGGGCTTCCCATCTCGAGCAGCGCTGCATGGGGTTCATACCTCGCAATTTCCCTGAAGCCGAAACGAATAAAGGGGTCGATCGCGTCGGGCTTGGTGAAGACAAAAAAGTGGGTCATGCCCTGGGCACGCCCCCACTCCACCAACCTGGACACGATGGACCCCGAGAGACCATACTCCTGCCAATCGGGATCGATGGCCATCATCTTTATGACATTCCCGCTCAGGCTACCCGTTCCGACGAGCTTGCCGCTGGCTTCCTCGAGGAAAACAGTAACTTCTGGCTTCTCTTCGAAGGCCAGCCCGAAGCGTTCGAGAAAGCTTTCAAGCAAGGCCTTTTCTTCCCGGGAGGGTTTTTCAACAATCCTTATCGATACATTGAACAAGATCGCTCCCCTCCGGATGTGGCGAAAACATGGCTTCAGTTTTTTCGTAGTTCCCTCTTGAGAATTTTGCCTATGCTGGACCTCGGCATTTCGTCTATGAACTCCACGATCCTCGGTATCTTATAGTGGGCCATGTGCTCCCTGGAGAAGGATATGACATCCCTGGCGGTAATCTTCGGTTCGCCCGAAGGAGTGATATAGGCTTTCACTAT
This DNA window, taken from Thermovirga sp., encodes the following:
- the citC gene encoding [citrate (pro-3S)-lyase] ligase, whose translation is MFNVSIRIVEKPSREEKALLESFLERFGLAFEEKPEVTVFLEEASGKLVGTGSLSGNVIKMMAIDPDWQEYGLSGSIVSRLVEWGRAQGMTHFFVFTKPDAIDPFIRFGFREIARYEPHAALLEMGSPGIDQFREYLASCRQEEQTTGKTGGIVVNCNPFTLGHLYLIKKAASLSVHLYVIVVEADLSSFPFKDRFELVKCGTSHLENVTVVKSGEYAVSPATFPSYFLKDALMVDIASIQARLDVTLFGNLFVPGLGIDVRFVGTEPYCPVTNAYNEAMKEILPLRGVELQVVSRLETDDGMVVSASAVRSLLKSEDWEILRKMVPDCTWNYLHSKKGKKVIEHLRGFRRSH